In one window of Calypte anna isolate BGI_N300 chromosome 1, bCalAnn1_v1.p, whole genome shotgun sequence DNA:
- the TBX19 gene encoding T-box transcription factor TBX19 isoform X1, translating into MEDLGCKKPSDCTVSRLLSVVESELRAGRDKGDPTEKQLQVVLEDAMLWQRFREVTNEMIVTKNGRRMFPVLKISVSGLDPNAMYSFLLDFAPTDGHRWKYVNGEWVPAGKPEPPSHSCVYIHPDSPNFGAHWMKAAVSFSKVKLTNKLNGSGQIMLNSLHKYEPQVHIVRVGGPHRMVMNCSFPETQFIAVTAYQNEEITALKIKYNPFAKAFLDAKERNHSKDAPETVSDGQHMTYSHSPHSCEGYSALRGHRAAPYPPSYIQRNHSPTVNLLESSSNNLQVFSGHDSWTLPSSPHGNLLSVPHTKGAASPGPSHYPCLWTVSNSAVNVANPGSEVNSSTSSMFLRGNVSLPTASSVQIPLQGTVPGSMEMQGETALSRLADSAWTSSHSF; encoded by the exons ATGGAAGATCTGGGCTGCAAAAAACCCAGTGACTGCACTGTCTCCAGGCTACTCAGCGTGGTAGAGAGTGAACTCCGGGCTGGAAGAGACAAAGGTGACCCCACTGAGAAACAGCTCCAGGTTGTCCTAGAGGATGCGATGCTCTGGCAGAGATTCAGGGAAGTCACTAATGAGATGATTGTGACCAAGAACGGCAG GCGGATGTTCCCTGTTCTGAAGATCAGCGTGTCAGGCTTGGATCCAAATGCTATGTATTCCTTCCTCTTGGACTTTGCCCCAACTGATGGCCACCGCTGGAAGTATGTCAATGGAGAATGGGTGCCAGCTGGGAAACCAGAGCCACCAAGTCACAGCTGTGTCTACATCCACCCAGACTCTCCCAACTTTGGGGCCCATTGGATGAAAGctgctgtttccttcagcaaagTCAAACTTACCAACAAGCTCAATGGGAGTGGGCAG ataATGTTGAACTCCCTGCATAAATACGAGCCGCAGGTGCATATAGTTCGTGTAGGAGGCCCCCACAGGATGGTGATGAACTGTTCCTTCCCCGAGACACAGTTCATAGCTGTGACTGCCTATCAAAATGAAGAG ATAACAGCTCTCAAAATCAAGTATAATCCCTTTGCCAAAGCCTTCCTGGATGCAAAAGAAAG aaaccATTCCAAGGATGCTCCAGAAACAGTCTCCGACGGTCAACATATGACATATTCTCACT ctccccacAGCTGCGAGGGGTATTCAGCTCTGCGGGGGCACCGGGCTGCTCCGTACCCACCTTCCTACATCCAGAGAAATCATTCACCTACAG TTAATTTGTTGGAGAGCTCCAGCAATAATCTTCAGGTATTCTCAGGACATGACAGCTGGACTTTGCCATCCTCTCCACATGGTAATTTGCTCTCAGTGCCACACACGAagggagctgccagccctggacCCAG ccaTTACCCTTGCCTGTGGACAGTGAGCAACAGTGCAGTAAATGTTGCCAACCCAGGAAGCGAGGTAAACAGCAGCACTTCAAGCATGTTTCTAAGGGGTAATGTCTCCTTACCCACTGCATCATCAGTCCAAATCCCTCTGCAGGGAACAGTGCCTGGCAGCATGGAGATGCAAGGGGAAACAGCTCTATCCAGACTGGCCGACTCTGCTTGGACATCCTCACACTCTTTTTAA
- the TBX19 gene encoding T-box transcription factor TBX19 isoform X2 — MLWQRFREVTNEMIVTKNGRRMFPVLKISVSGLDPNAMYSFLLDFAPTDGHRWKYVNGEWVPAGKPEPPSHSCVYIHPDSPNFGAHWMKAAVSFSKVKLTNKLNGSGQIMLNSLHKYEPQVHIVRVGGPHRMVMNCSFPETQFIAVTAYQNEEITALKIKYNPFAKAFLDAKERNHSKDAPETVSDGQHMTYSHLGGWLISNPDTMCASGSSNYQYTGPLPLPAPHSCEGYSALRGHRAAPYPPSYIQRNHSPTVNLLESSSNNLQVFSGHDSWTLPSSPHGNLLSVPHTKGAASPGPSHYPCLWTVSNSAVNVANPGSEGTVPGSMEMQGETALSRLADSAWTSSHSF; from the exons ATGCTCTGGCAGAGATTCAGGGAAGTCACTAATGAGATGATTGTGACCAAGAACGGCAG GCGGATGTTCCCTGTTCTGAAGATCAGCGTGTCAGGCTTGGATCCAAATGCTATGTATTCCTTCCTCTTGGACTTTGCCCCAACTGATGGCCACCGCTGGAAGTATGTCAATGGAGAATGGGTGCCAGCTGGGAAACCAGAGCCACCAAGTCACAGCTGTGTCTACATCCACCCAGACTCTCCCAACTTTGGGGCCCATTGGATGAAAGctgctgtttccttcagcaaagTCAAACTTACCAACAAGCTCAATGGGAGTGGGCAG ataATGTTGAACTCCCTGCATAAATACGAGCCGCAGGTGCATATAGTTCGTGTAGGAGGCCCCCACAGGATGGTGATGAACTGTTCCTTCCCCGAGACACAGTTCATAGCTGTGACTGCCTATCAAAATGAAGAG ATAACAGCTCTCAAAATCAAGTATAATCCCTTTGCCAAAGCCTTCCTGGATGCAAAAGAAAG aaaccATTCCAAGGATGCTCCAGAAACAGTCTCCGACGGTCAACATATGACATATTCTCACT TGGGTGGCTGGTTGATTTCCAACCCAGATACAATGTGTGCATCAGGAAGCTCTAATTATCAGTACACTGGACCTTtgcctctgccagctccccacAGCTGCGAGGGGTATTCAGCTCTGCGGGGGCACCGGGCTGCTCCGTACCCACCTTCCTACATCCAGAGAAATCATTCACCTACAG TTAATTTGTTGGAGAGCTCCAGCAATAATCTTCAGGTATTCTCAGGACATGACAGCTGGACTTTGCCATCCTCTCCACATGGTAATTTGCTCTCAGTGCCACACACGAagggagctgccagccctggacCCAG ccaTTACCCTTGCCTGTGGACAGTGAGCAACAGTGCAGTAAATGTTGCCAACCCAGGAAGCGAG GGAACAGTGCCTGGCAGCATGGAGATGCAAGGGGAAACAGCTCTATCCAGACTGGCCGACTCTGCTTGGACATCCTCACACTCTTTTTAA